The following are from one region of the Strigops habroptila isolate Jane chromosome 22, bStrHab1.2.pri, whole genome shotgun sequence genome:
- the FCER1G gene encoding high affinity immunoglobulin epsilon receptor subunit gamma isoform X1 has translation MGVLLLLLLLQTPVAEALVEPELCYVLDAILFLYGIILTALYCRLKFLVCRASQQGATKEKEENIYAGLSSEGQETYETLEIKRS, from the exons ATGGGtgtcctcctgctcctgctcctgctccagacACCGGTGGCAG AGGCCCTGGTGGAGCCGGAGCTCTGCTACGTCCTCGACGCCATCCTCTTCCTCTACGGCATCATCCTCACCGCGCTCTATTGCCGCCTCAAG TTCCTGGTTTGCCGAGCGTCGCAGCAGGGAGCCACCAAGGAG aaggaagaaaacatctatGCT GGGCTCAGCAGCGAGGGCCAAGAGACATATGAGACCCTTGAGATCAAACGCTCCTGA
- the FCER1G gene encoding high affinity immunoglobulin epsilon receptor subunit gamma isoform X2: MGVLLLLLLLQTPVAEALVEPELCYVLDAILFLYGIILTALYCRLKFLVCRASQQGATKEGLSSEGQETYETLEIKRS; the protein is encoded by the exons ATGGGtgtcctcctgctcctgctcctgctccagacACCGGTGGCAG AGGCCCTGGTGGAGCCGGAGCTCTGCTACGTCCTCGACGCCATCCTCTTCCTCTACGGCATCATCCTCACCGCGCTCTATTGCCGCCTCAAG TTCCTGGTTTGCCGAGCGTCGCAGCAGGGAGCCACCAAGGAG GGGCTCAGCAGCGAGGGCCAAGAGACATATGAGACCCTTGAGATCAAACGCTCCTGA
- the NDUFS2 gene encoding NADH dehydrogenase [ubiquinone] iron-sulfur protein 2, mitochondrial isoform X1 — MAALRVLGRLRAPSGLRAAAARLGPAPARARQWQPDVEWAQQFGGAVMYPSKETAKWVPPPWNDKDPVAHKKVSSLTINFGPQHPAAHGVLRLVMELSGESVKRCDPHIGLLHRGTEKLIEYKTYLQALPYFDRLDYVSMMCNEQAYSLAVEKLLNIRPPLRAQWIRVLFAEITRLLNHIMAVTTHALDIGAMTPFFWMFEEREKMFEFYERVSGARMHAAYIRPGGVHQDLPLGLMDDIYEFVKNFSIRIDEVEEMLTNNRIWKNRTVDIGVITAEEALNYGFSGVMLRGSGIHWDLRKTQPYDVYDQVEFDVPIGSRGDCYDRYLCRVEEMRQSLRIILQCLNKMPEGEIKVDDAKISPPKRAEMKTSMESLIHHFKLYTEGYQVPPGATYTAIEAPKGEFGVYLVSDGSSRPYRCKIKAPGFAHLAGLDRMSQGHMLADVVAIIGTQDIVFGEVDR, encoded by the exons ATGGCGGCGCTGCGGGTGCTGGGGAGGCTCCGGGCACCTTCGGggctgcgggcggcggcggcgcggctgggcccggccccggcgcg GGCGCGGCAGTGGCAGCCCGATGTGGAGTGGGCGCAGCAGTTCGGCGGCGCCGTCATGTACCCGAGCAAAGAGACCGCGAAGTGGGTGCCGCCGCCTTGGAACG ACAAGGACCCTGTGGCTCACAAGAAGGTTTCCAGTTTGACCATCAACTTCGGGCCGCAGCACCCGGCGGCTCACGGGGTCCTGCGGCTCGTCATGGAGCTGAGCGGGGAGTCGGTGAAGAGGTGCGACCCCCACATCGGGCTCCTGCACCGCGGCACCGAGAAGCTCATCGAGTACAAGACGTACCTCCAG GCTCTGCCTTACTTCGACCGCCTCGACTACGTGTCCATGATGTGCAACGAGCAGGCCTATTCCCTGGCTGTGGAAAAGCTGCTCAACATCCGCCCGCCGCTGCGGGCTCAGTGGATCCGGG TGCTCTTCGCTGAGATCACGCGGCTGCTCAACCACATCATGGCCGTGACCACGCACGCGCTGGACATCGGCGCCATGACCCCCTTCTTCTGGATGtttgaggagagggagaag aTGTTTGAGTTCTATGAGCGGGTGTCGGGAGCACGGATGCACGCTGCCTACATCCGCCCCGGGGGGGTGCACCAG GACCTGCCCTTAGGGCTGATGGATGATATCTATGagtttgtgaagaacttctCCATACGGATAGATGAGGTGGAGGAG ATGCTCACCAACAACCGCATCTGGAAGAACCGCACCGTCGACATCGGCGTCATAACGGCAGAGGAAGCTCTGAACTACGGCTTCAG CGGGGTGATGCTCCGGGGCTCGGGAATCCACTGGGATCTACGGAAGACCCAACCCTACGACGTCTACGACCAAGTGGAATTCGACGTCCCTATCGGCTCCCGGGGCGACTGCTATGACCG GTACCTGTGCCGCGTGGAGGAGATGCGCCAGTCGCTCCGCATCATCCTCCAGTGCCTCAACAAGATGCCCGAGGGCGAGATCAAGGTGGATGATGCCAAGATCTCGCCGCCGAAGCGGGCGGAGATGAAG ACCTCCATGGAGTCCTTGATCCATCACTTCAAGCTCTACACTGAGGGCTACCAAGTGCCCCCTGGGGCCACCTACACGGCCATCGAGGCCCCCAAG GGGGAGTTCGGTGTGTACCTGGTGTCCGACGGCAGCAGCCGCCCCTATCGCTGCAAGATCAAGGCGCCGGGATTCGCTCACCTG GCCGGGCTGGACCGCATGTCCCAGGGCCACATGCTGGCAGACGTGGTGGCCATCATCG gcACACAGGACATTGTGTTCGGTGAAGTGGACCGGTGA
- the NDUFS2 gene encoding NADH dehydrogenase [ubiquinone] iron-sulfur protein 2, mitochondrial isoform X2: MAALRVLGRLRAPSGLRAAAARLGPAPARAARQWQPDVEWAQQFGGAVMYPSKETAKWVPPPWNDKDPVAHKKVSSLTINFGPQHPAAHGVLRLVMELSGESVKRCDPHIGLLHRGTEKLIEYKTYLQALPYFDRLDYVSMMCNEQAYSLAVEKLLNIRPPLRAQWIRVLFAEITRLLNHIMAVTTHALDIGAMTPFFWMFEEREKMFEFYERVSGARMHAAYIRPGGVHQDLPLGLMDDIYEFVKNFSIRIDEVEEMLTNNRIWKNRTVDIGVITAEEALNYGFSGVMLRGSGIHWDLRKTQPYDVYDQVEFDVPIGSRGDCYDRYLCRVEEMRQSLRIILQCLNKMPEGEIKVDDAKISPPKRAEMKTSMESLIHHFKLYTEGYQVPPGATYTAIEAPKGEFGVYLVSDGSSRPYRCKIKAPGFAHLAGLDRMSQGHMLADVVAIIGTQDIVFGEVDR; this comes from the exons ATGGCGGCGCTGCGGGTGCTGGGGAGGCTCCGGGCACCTTCGGggctgcgggcggcggcggcgcggctgggcccggccccggcgcg CGCGGCGCGGCAGTGGCAGCCCGATGTGGAGTGGGCGCAGCAGTTCGGCGGCGCCGTCATGTACCCGAGCAAAGAGACCGCGAAGTGGGTGCCGCCGCCTTGGAACG ACAAGGACCCTGTGGCTCACAAGAAGGTTTCCAGTTTGACCATCAACTTCGGGCCGCAGCACCCGGCGGCTCACGGGGTCCTGCGGCTCGTCATGGAGCTGAGCGGGGAGTCGGTGAAGAGGTGCGACCCCCACATCGGGCTCCTGCACCGCGGCACCGAGAAGCTCATCGAGTACAAGACGTACCTCCAG GCTCTGCCTTACTTCGACCGCCTCGACTACGTGTCCATGATGTGCAACGAGCAGGCCTATTCCCTGGCTGTGGAAAAGCTGCTCAACATCCGCCCGCCGCTGCGGGCTCAGTGGATCCGGG TGCTCTTCGCTGAGATCACGCGGCTGCTCAACCACATCATGGCCGTGACCACGCACGCGCTGGACATCGGCGCCATGACCCCCTTCTTCTGGATGtttgaggagagggagaag aTGTTTGAGTTCTATGAGCGGGTGTCGGGAGCACGGATGCACGCTGCCTACATCCGCCCCGGGGGGGTGCACCAG GACCTGCCCTTAGGGCTGATGGATGATATCTATGagtttgtgaagaacttctCCATACGGATAGATGAGGTGGAGGAG ATGCTCACCAACAACCGCATCTGGAAGAACCGCACCGTCGACATCGGCGTCATAACGGCAGAGGAAGCTCTGAACTACGGCTTCAG CGGGGTGATGCTCCGGGGCTCGGGAATCCACTGGGATCTACGGAAGACCCAACCCTACGACGTCTACGACCAAGTGGAATTCGACGTCCCTATCGGCTCCCGGGGCGACTGCTATGACCG GTACCTGTGCCGCGTGGAGGAGATGCGCCAGTCGCTCCGCATCATCCTCCAGTGCCTCAACAAGATGCCCGAGGGCGAGATCAAGGTGGATGATGCCAAGATCTCGCCGCCGAAGCGGGCGGAGATGAAG ACCTCCATGGAGTCCTTGATCCATCACTTCAAGCTCTACACTGAGGGCTACCAAGTGCCCCCTGGGGCCACCTACACGGCCATCGAGGCCCCCAAG GGGGAGTTCGGTGTGTACCTGGTGTCCGACGGCAGCAGCCGCCCCTATCGCTGCAAGATCAAGGCGCCGGGATTCGCTCACCTG GCCGGGCTGGACCGCATGTCCCAGGGCCACATGCTGGCAGACGTGGTGGCCATCATCG gcACACAGGACATTGTGTTCGGTGAAGTGGACCGGTGA